One Succinivibrio dextrinosolvens DNA window includes the following coding sequences:
- a CDS encoding DsrE family protein, with amino-acid sequence MKVLVIIKSPPASQVVHEIATNTIGQLCSNSDVEISGIFFTDSSVSLSSKGICQISSLCNLQENYLKISKNMSIPLFVCGRAFMEQGLAKENICDGFVLSGNMELSMLICSTDKILEF; translated from the coding sequence ATGAAAGTACTAGTAATTATTAAGTCTCCACCTGCCTCGCAGGTGGTTCATGAGATTGCGACGAACACAATTGGTCAGCTCTGCAGTAACAGTGATGTTGAAATCTCAGGAATCTTTTTTACTGACAGTTCTGTTTCTTTATCATCTAAAGGAATCTGTCAAATCAGTTCTTTGTGCAATCTTCAAGAGAACTATCTGAAGATTTCTAAGAATATGTCTATTCCTCTTTTTGTATGTGGAAGAGCTTTTATGGAACAGGGACTAGCTAAGGAAAATATATGTGATGGCTTTGTTCTGTCAGGAAATATGGAATTATCTATGTTGATTTGTTCTACCGACAAAATCCTGGAGTTTTAG
- a CDS encoding RidA family protein, translating to MAQAKIISTPKAPAAIGPYVQGKIINGLLFASGQIPLIPETGVMADGGIKEQARQALNNVKALVEASGSDLSKVVKTTCFLKDIADFAAFNEVYAEFFKENAPARSCVGGIALPKNALCEIEVIAEV from the coding sequence ATGGCTCAGGCAAAAATTATTTCAACCCCAAAAGCTCCTGCTGCAATTGGTCCATATGTACAGGGGAAAATTATCAATGGATTATTATTCGCTTCTGGCCAGATCCCTTTAATACCTGAAACCGGTGTTATGGCAGATGGTGGTATTAAGGAGCAGGCAAGACAGGCTTTAAATAATGTAAAAGCTTTGGTTGAAGCTTCTGGTTCTGATTTAAGTAAGGTTGTAAAAACCACATGTTTCTTAAAAGATATTGCTGATTTTGCAGCTTTTAATGAAGTTTATGCAGAATTTTTCAAGGAGAATGCTCCTGCTCGTTCATGTGTAGGGGGTATTGCTCTTCCAAAAAATGCCCTTTGTGAAATTGAGGTCATTGCTGAAGTTTAA
- the rpoC gene encoding DNA-directed RNA polymerase subunit beta', whose product MDLGVSESLGKLANRSNAFKQKLEDFDAIKIGLASPEMIRAWSYGEVKKPETINYRTFKPERDGLFCAKIFGPIKDYECLCGKYKRLKHRGTICDKCGVEVTQAKVRRERMGHIELASPVAHIWYLKSLPSRIGLMLDMKLRDIESVLYFESYVVTDPGMTDLAERQLLTEEQYVDALGQYGDDFTAKMGAEAILDLLRQINLEEELKTVRETLESTSSESNRKKSAKRLKLIESFISSGNKPEWMILTVLPVLPPDLRPLVPLDGGRFATSDLNDLYRRVINRNNRLKRLLDLAAPEIIVRNEKRMLQESVDALMDNGRRGRAITGSNKRALKSLADMIKGKQGRFRQNLLGKRVDYSGRSVITCGPFLRLHQCGLPKKMAIELFKPFIYGRLEIRGFATTIKAAKKMVEREDPIVWDVLDEVIREHPIMLNRAPTLHRLGIQAFEPVLIEGKAIRLHPLVCPAFNADFDGDQMAVHVPLTLEAQLEARALMMSTNNVLSPASGDPIIVPAQDVVLGLYYMTRMRIGARGEGLILSDAKEAERLYKADLADFHARIACRIHYFDKDTDTGEFIEHNELRLTTVGRAMLSLILPKGLSFDLIDPPAEGVTQENIHEILSQKNWFTHVSNVPLGKKKIGALLNNCYHKLGLKDTVMFADHIMYTGFANAAISGSSVCVDDMLIPKEKYTLISSAQKEVMTIQSQYENGQITPGERYNKVIDVWSTAGEKVAKAMMQNLSTQTAKNILGEEEVESSFNSIYMMADSGARGSPAQIRQLAGMRGLMAKPDGSIIETPITANFREGLNVQQYFISTHGARKGLADTALKTANSGYLTRRLVDVAQDMVITEEDCGTDDGLEITPHVNGGDVIETLRDRVLGRTLAADVLKPGSKTVLIPKGQLLDEKLCSVLEANSIDRVKVRSPITCKTKFGICAKCYGRDLARGHMVNPGEAVGVIAAQSIGEPGTQLTMRTFHIGGAASRAVAESGATVRNSGVIRIENSKVVTNTDGKQVVTSRQSELFVIDEFGSVKESHKIPYGSVLEIKEGDTVKVGDTVARWDPHTHPIISEVHGFIKYTDIIEGVTVDKKEDEALGISSIEVRELAARPTQGKEKRPSVKIVDKNGDDVLIPGTNVAAQYMLQAKAIVQLQDGAEINIGDVIARIPQVAGGTKDITGGLPRVADLFEARAPKEPAILAEISGTISFGKETKSKRRLEITPAVGSVDEIGNPVEPYEEMIPLSRNLNVFEGETVTKGEMIAEGPESPHDILRLRGVNAVANYIVNEVQDVYRLQGVKINDKHIEVIVRQMLRKCEILDPGESTEFLKDEIAEVSRVRIVNERLEAEGKKPVRYRHILMGLTKASLSTDSFISAASFQETTRVLTEASVEGKVDELRGLKENVIVGRLIPAGTGYKYHKQRREEFERSKLAQSQAQSSVTTEDVQKQLAAALKAEDSTSLGN is encoded by the coding sequence ATGGATCTTGGTGTAAGCGAGAGCTTAGGTAAACTTGCTAATCGCAGCAACGCTTTCAAGCAGAAGCTTGAAGACTTTGATGCAATCAAGATTGGTCTTGCTTCACCTGAGATGATTCGTGCATGGTCATATGGTGAAGTTAAAAAACCAGAGACCATTAACTATCGTACTTTCAAACCAGAGCGTGATGGTCTGTTCTGTGCAAAGATTTTCGGACCTATCAAAGATTATGAGTGCTTATGCGGTAAGTATAAGCGTCTAAAGCACCGTGGTACTATTTGTGATAAGTGTGGTGTTGAAGTTACCCAGGCTAAGGTACGTCGTGAGCGTATGGGCCACATTGAATTAGCTTCTCCTGTTGCACATATCTGGTACCTAAAGTCACTACCTTCCCGTATCGGCTTAATGCTTGATATGAAGTTACGTGATATTGAAAGTGTGCTTTATTTCGAGAGCTACGTTGTAACCGACCCTGGTATGACTGATTTAGCTGAGCGTCAGCTATTAACCGAAGAGCAGTATGTTGATGCTTTAGGTCAGTATGGTGATGATTTCACCGCCAAGATGGGTGCAGAGGCTATTCTTGATTTACTTCGTCAGATTAATCTTGAGGAAGAATTAAAGACTGTAAGAGAAACTCTTGAGAGTACCTCTTCAGAGTCTAACCGCAAGAAGTCTGCTAAGAGATTAAAACTAATTGAGTCATTTATCAGCTCAGGTAACAAGCCAGAATGGATGATTCTGACAGTTCTACCTGTTCTTCCACCTGATTTACGTCCTTTAGTTCCATTGGATGGTGGTAGATTTGCTACATCTGACTTAAACGATTTATATCGTCGTGTAATTAACAGAAACAACCGTCTAAAGAGACTATTAGATCTTGCTGCTCCTGAAATCATCGTACGTAACGAAAAGCGTATGCTTCAGGAATCAGTTGATGCCCTAATGGATAACGGTCGTCGTGGACGTGCTATTACCGGTTCAAACAAGAGAGCATTAAAGTCTCTTGCTGACATGATTAAGGGTAAGCAGGGTCGTTTCCGTCAGAACCTATTAGGTAAGCGTGTTGACTACTCTGGTCGTTCTGTAATTACCTGTGGACCATTCCTTCGTTTACACCAGTGTGGTCTGCCAAAGAAGATGGCAATTGAGTTATTCAAGCCATTTATCTACGGTCGTTTAGAGATTCGCGGTTTTGCTACAACTATCAAAGCAGCTAAGAAGATGGTTGAGCGTGAGGATCCAATCGTATGGGATGTTCTTGATGAAGTTATTCGTGAGCATCCTATTATGCTTAACCGTGCACCTACTCTGCACAGACTAGGTATTCAGGCTTTCGAACCTGTTCTGATTGAAGGAAAGGCAATTCGTCTGCACCCTCTAGTATGTCCAGCATTTAACGCTGACTTCGACGGTGACCAGATGGCTGTTCACGTTCCTTTAACATTAGAAGCACAGTTAGAAGCTAGAGCTCTGATGATGTCTACAAACAATGTTCTATCACCAGCTTCTGGTGATCCTATCATTGTTCCTGCACAGGACGTGGTTTTAGGTCTGTACTACATGACCCGTATGAGAATCGGTGCTCGTGGTGAAGGTTTAATTCTGTCAGATGCTAAGGAAGCAGAGCGTCTATATAAGGCTGATTTAGCTGACTTCCATGCTCGTATCGCTTGCCGTATTCATTATTTTGACAAGGATACCGATACAGGCGAGTTCATTGAGCACAATGAGTTACGTTTAACAACTGTTGGTCGTGCAATGTTGTCTCTGATTCTTCCAAAGGGACTATCATTTGATCTGATTGATCCTCCTGCAGAAGGTGTAACTCAGGAAAATATTCACGAGATTCTCTCTCAGAAGAACTGGTTTACTCATGTGTCTAACGTTCCTCTTGGAAAGAAGAAGATTGGTGCTTTATTAAATAACTGCTATCACAAGTTAGGTCTGAAAGACACTGTTATGTTTGCTGACCATATTATGTATACCGGTTTCGCAAACGCAGCTATTTCAGGTTCATCTGTTTGTGTTGATGATATGTTGATTCCTAAGGAGAAATACACTCTTATTTCTTCTGCTCAGAAGGAAGTAATGACAATTCAGAGCCAGTATGAGAATGGTCAGATTACTCCAGGTGAGAGATACAACAAGGTTATCGACGTTTGGTCAACCGCCGGTGAAAAAGTTGCTAAGGCTATGATGCAGAACCTTTCAACTCAGACTGCTAAGAATATTCTGGGTGAGGAAGAGGTTGAGTCTTCATTCAACAGCATCTATATGATGGCTGACTCTGGTGCTCGTGGTTCACCAGCTCAGATTCGTCAGCTAGCTGGTATGCGTGGTCTGATGGCTAAGCCTGATGGTTCTATTATTGAAACACCTATTACTGCAAACTTCCGTGAAGGTCTGAACGTACAGCAGTACTTCATTTCAACTCACGGTGCTCGTAAGGGTCTGGCTGATACCGCTCTTAAGACTGCAAACTCAGGTTACCTGACTCGTCGTCTTGTTGACGTTGCTCAGGATATGGTTATTACTGAGGAAGACTGCGGTACTGATGACGGTTTAGAGATTACACCACACGTTAACGGCGGTGATGTTATCGAAACTCTGCGTGATCGTGTACTAGGCAGAACTCTCGCTGCTGATGTTCTAAAACCAGGTAGCAAGACTGTTCTAATTCCTAAGGGACAGTTGCTAGACGAGAAGTTATGCTCTGTTCTAGAAGCTAACAGTATTGACCGTGTTAAGGTTCGTTCACCTATCACATGTAAGACCAAGTTTGGTATCTGTGCTAAGTGCTACGGTCGTGATTTAGCTCGTGGCCACATGGTAAACCCTGGTGAGGCTGTTGGTGTTATCGCAGCTCAGTCAATCGGTGAGCCTGGTACTCAGCTAACTATGCGTACTTTCCACATTGGTGGTGCTGCATCACGTGCTGTTGCTGAGTCTGGTGCAACCGTAAGAAACAGCGGTGTTATCAGAATCGAGAACTCAAAGGTTGTAACTAATACTGATGGCAAGCAGGTTGTTACCTCTCGTCAGTCAGAACTGTTCGTTATCGATGAGTTCGGTTCAGTAAAAGAAAGCCACAAGATCCCTTATGGTTCTGTTCTTGAGATTAAAGAGGGCGATACTGTTAAGGTTGGTGATACTGTTGCTCGTTGGGATCCACATACTCACCCAATTATTTCTGAAGTACACGGTTTCATTAAGTACACCGACATCATTGAAGGTGTGACCGTTGACAAGAAAGAAGATGAGGCTTTAGGTATTTCATCAATTGAGGTTAGAGAGTTAGCTGCTCGTCCAACTCAGGGTAAGGAAAAACGTCCATCTGTTAAGATTGTTGACAAGAATGGTGATGATGTTCTTATCCCTGGTACTAACGTTGCTGCTCAGTATATGCTGCAGGCTAAAGCAATCGTTCAGTTACAGGATGGCGCTGAAATCAATATAGGTGACGTTATTGCTCGTATTCCTCAGGTTGCAGGCGGTACCAAGGATATTACCGGTGGTCTTCCTCGTGTTGCTGACCTGTTTGAGGCTCGTGCTCCTAAGGAGCCAGCAATCCTTGCTGAGATTTCAGGTACTATCTCATTCGGTAAGGAAACCAAGTCAAAGCGTCGTCTGGAGATTACTCCTGCTGTCGGCTCTGTTGATGAAATCGGAAATCCTGTTGAACCATATGAGGAGATGATTCCTCTATCAAGAAACCTGAACGTATTCGAAGGTGAAACTGTAACCAAGGGCGAAATGATCGCTGAAGGTCCAGAGTCTCCTCACGATATTCTAAGATTACGTGGTGTTAACGCAGTAGCTAACTATATCGTTAACGAAGTTCAGGATGTTTACCGCTTACAGGGTGTTAAGATTAACGATAAGCATATTGAGGTTATCGTTCGTCAGATGTTACGTAAGTGTGAGATCCTTGATCCAGGCGAGAGCACAGAGTTCTTAAAGGATGAAATTGCAGAAGTATCAAGAGTTCGTATCGTAAACGAGCGTCTTGAGGCTGAAGGCAAGAAGCCTGTTCGTTACAGACACATTCTAATGGGTCTGACCAAGGCTTCATTAAGCACAGACAGTTTCATTTCTGCTGCTTCATTCCAGGAAACCACTCGTGTTTTAACTGAGGCTTCAGTTGAGGGTAAAGTTGACGAGTTACGTGGTCTGAAGGAAAACGTAATCGTTGGTCGACTAATTCCTGCAGGTACTGGATACAAGTATCATAAGCAGCGTAGAGAAGAGTTTGAGCGTTCTAAGTTAGCTCAGTCTCAGGCTCAGTCTTCAGTTACTACTGAGGATGTACAGAAACAGCTTGCTGCTGCTCTAAAGGCTGAGGATTCAACCTCACTTGGTAACTAA
- the rpoB gene encoding DNA-directed RNA polymerase subunit beta: protein MVYSYTEQKRIRKDFGKRVKVLDTPYLLAVQLDSFKQFISSDPNNENGLVAAFKSVFPIKSYSGNAELCYNSFHLGEPKFNVRECMIRGTTYSAPLKVKLSLVRYEKDSPKTVKERIDQDVYMGEIPLMTDNGTFIVNGTERVVVSQLHRSPSVFFDNDRGKTYPGRILFSARVIPYRGSWLDFEFDHRDNLYVRIDRRRKLPATVLLRALGYNTEQILGLFFDTVEIDFKNNKINMELVPESLRGETASFDIKVGKEIIVEKGMKITARHVRQLKKLEVTSLEVPPEYLLDKIVAKDYKNKEGEVVLAANTLLNEDNLKAISENGLKKIEILYTSAVDEGSFIADTLRNDTTRDLSSEEADKNAALFEIYKMMRPGEIPTVEAAETLFKNLFFAEDRYDLSSVGRMKFDSRFVEEKNFKAGLERLLSNSESVINTAEAPVSVVDGFVYAQYPQIVDAIKPLLDPAEVECMPNTTPQRVADKLLGFLDNILIHAKKDQMLPAADRLLHKVKIQPKDGEAFTYDRAIILPLSVLKLASNVVEIEGKATDSKGKEINLDTTHIENEALRGTLNNSDIIKVIRYLVRIRNGKETIDDIDHLGNRRIRSVGEMAENQFRIGLVRVERAVKERLSLGDLDNTTPQELINAKPISAAIKEFYGSSQLSQFMDQNNPLSEVTHKRRISALGPGGLTRERAGFEVRDVHPTHYGRLCPIETPEGPNIGLINSLSVFARCNDYGFLETPYRFVKNGVVSEEFQYLSAIEEGQYVIAQANTDLDENGKIISDYVQCRYKGESEVRRAEDVQFMDVSPQQIISVAAALIPFLEHDDANRALMGANMQRQAVPTVRSEKPFVGTGMERAVAVDSGVSIIAKRGGIVQHVDGGRIVVRVNIDEIEGDHDAGIDIYNLIKYTRSNQNTCINQRPCVMLNERVKAGDVIADGSSTDMGELALGQNMRIAFMPWNGYNYEDSILVSERVAAKDRLTTIHIEEMTCIARDTKLGPEEITADIPNVGESALSKLDEAGIVYVGAEVVGGDILVGKVTPKGETQLTPEEKLLRAIFGEKASEVKDSSLRLSNGETGTVVDVQIFTREGVEKDKRAKEIEEMHLNQAKKDLDEEFSFLSQGLLHQVRIHLVKNGMTQEQVDAIADEDLLKQTLNDDKAQRQLEEFSVRLDEFAKQYKEKFETEKKKITDGDDLTPGVLKIVKVYVAVKRRIQPGDKLAGRHGNKGVISKINPIEDMPYDENGRPVDMVLNPLGVPSRMNIGQVLEVHLGLAAKGIGEKINKMLVQQRAIAEIRKTLQDIYDLGDTSQEVDISSMSDDEVMTLANNLRDGLPVATPVFDGAQEENIKQMLKMADLPESGQMTLFDGRTGRPFERKVTVGYMYMLKLNHLVDDKMHARSTGSYSLVTQQPLGGKAQFGGQRFGEMEVWALEAYGAAYTLREMLTVKSDDVNGRTKMYKNIVDGKYTMEAGIPESFNVLLREIRSLGINIDLVRKE from the coding sequence ATGGTCTACTCCTACACTGAGCAAAAGCGCATCCGTAAGGATTTTGGTAAGCGTGTAAAAGTTTTAGATACACCTTACTTATTAGCAGTACAACTCGATTCATTTAAACAATTTATTAGTTCAGATCCAAACAATGAGAATGGTTTGGTTGCTGCATTTAAGAGTGTATTCCCAATTAAGAGTTACTCTGGCAACGCTGAATTATGTTATAACAGTTTTCATCTTGGTGAGCCAAAGTTCAATGTGCGCGAATGCATGATTCGTGGTACAACATATTCTGCTCCTTTGAAGGTTAAATTAAGCTTAGTTCGTTACGAGAAAGATTCTCCTAAGACAGTTAAAGAGCGTATTGACCAAGATGTTTATATGGGTGAAATCCCACTGATGACCGACAACGGTACCTTTATTGTTAATGGTACAGAGCGTGTTGTTGTTTCACAGTTACACCGTTCTCCAAGCGTTTTCTTTGATAACGACAGAGGTAAGACCTACCCTGGACGTATTTTATTCAGTGCACGTGTTATTCCTTACCGTGGTTCTTGGCTAGATTTTGAGTTTGATCACCGCGATAATTTATACGTTCGTATTGACCGTCGTCGTAAGTTACCTGCAACTGTTCTGCTTCGTGCTTTAGGCTACAACACAGAGCAGATTTTAGGCTTGTTCTTTGATACTGTTGAGATTGATTTCAAGAACAACAAGATCAATATGGAGCTTGTTCCTGAGAGCTTACGTGGTGAGACCGCTTCATTCGACATTAAAGTTGGCAAAGAGATAATTGTAGAAAAGGGCATGAAGATTACTGCCCGCCATGTTCGTCAGTTGAAGAAGTTGGAAGTTACTTCACTTGAGGTTCCACCAGAGTATCTATTAGATAAGATTGTTGCAAAGGATTACAAGAATAAGGAAGGCGAAGTTGTTCTTGCTGCAAATACCTTATTAAATGAAGACAATCTAAAGGCAATCTCAGAAAACGGTTTAAAGAAGATCGAGATTCTTTATACTTCAGCTGTTGATGAAGGTTCTTTCATTGCAGATACTTTGCGTAACGATACAACTCGTGATTTAAGTTCTGAGGAAGCAGATAAGAACGCAGCATTATTTGAAATCTACAAGATGATGCGTCCTGGTGAAATTCCAACTGTTGAAGCTGCTGAAACCTTATTTAAGAACTTATTCTTTGCTGAGGACAGATATGACCTATCATCAGTTGGTCGTATGAAGTTCGACAGCCGTTTTGTTGAAGAGAAGAACTTTAAAGCTGGTTTAGAGCGTTTATTATCTAATTCTGAATCTGTAATTAATACTGCAGAGGCACCTGTATCAGTTGTTGATGGCTTTGTTTATGCTCAGTATCCACAGATTGTTGATGCAATTAAGCCACTATTAGATCCTGCTGAAGTTGAGTGCATGCCTAATACAACTCCTCAGAGAGTTGCTGATAAGCTGTTAGGCTTCCTTGATAATATTCTGATTCACGCTAAGAAAGATCAGATGTTACCTGCTGCAGATCGTCTATTACACAAGGTTAAGATTCAGCCAAAAGACGGTGAGGCTTTCACTTACGATAGAGCAATTATTCTTCCTCTGTCTGTATTAAAGCTTGCATCTAACGTTGTTGAAATTGAAGGTAAAGCAACTGATTCAAAGGGTAAAGAGATTAATCTTGATACTACCCACATAGAAAACGAAGCTTTACGTGGCACTCTAAATAACAGCGATATTATTAAGGTAATCCGTTACTTAGTAAGAATCCGTAACGGTAAAGAGACTATCGACGATATCGATCACTTAGGTAACCGTCGTATCCGTTCTGTTGGTGAAATGGCAGAAAACCAGTTCCGTATTGGTTTAGTTCGTGTAGAGCGTGCTGTAAAAGAAAGATTATCTTTAGGTGATCTTGATAATACAACTCCACAGGAACTGATTAATGCTAAGCCAATTTCAGCAGCAATTAAAGAGTTCTATGGTTCAAGCCAGTTATCTCAGTTCATGGATCAGAACAATCCATTGTCAGAAGTTACACACAAGCGTCGTATTTCTGCATTAGGTCCTGGTGGTCTGACTCGTGAAAGAGCTGGTTTCGAGGTTCGAGACGTTCATCCTACTCACTATGGTCGTTTATGTCCTATTGAGACTCCTGAAGGTCCAAACATCGGTCTGATTAACTCATTATCAGTATTTGCGCGTTGTAACGACTATGGTTTCCTAGAGACTCCATACCGTTTTGTAAAGAATGGTGTTGTTAGTGAGGAGTTCCAGTACTTATCTGCTATTGAAGAAGGTCAGTATGTTATTGCTCAGGCAAACACAGACCTTGATGAAAATGGCAAGATTATTTCTGATTATGTTCAGTGCCGTTACAAGGGTGAGTCAGAAGTTCGTCGAGCTGAAGATGTTCAGTTCATGGACGTTTCACCTCAGCAGATTATTTCTGTTGCAGCTGCTCTGATTCCATTCCTTGAGCATGATGACGCTAACCGTGCTCTGATGGGTGCTAACATGCAGCGACAGGCTGTTCCAACTGTTCGTTCCGAGAAACCTTTCGTAGGTACAGGTATGGAACGTGCTGTTGCAGTTGACTCTGGTGTTTCAATCATTGCTAAACGTGGTGGTATTGTTCAGCACGTTGATGGCGGACGTATTGTTGTTCGTGTAAACATCGATGAGATCGAGGGAGATCATGATGCAGGTATTGATATCTACAATCTGATCAAGTATACACGTTCAAACCAGAATACATGTATTAACCAGCGTCCTTGCGTAATGCTAAATGAAAGGGTTAAAGCTGGTGACGTAATTGCTGATGGTTCTTCTACAGACATGGGTGAGCTGGCATTAGGTCAGAATATGAGAATCGCATTCATGCCTTGGAACGGTTATAACTACGAGGATTCTATTCTTGTTTCTGAGAGAGTTGCTGCTAAGGATCGCTTAACAACAATTCATATTGAGGAAATGACCTGTATCGCTCGTGATACCAAGTTAGGACCTGAAGAAATTACTGCAGATATTCCAAATGTTGGTGAGTCTGCTCTATCCAAGCTTGATGAAGCTGGTATTGTTTACGTAGGTGCTGAAGTTGTTGGCGGCGACATCCTTGTTGGTAAAGTAACTCCAAAGGGAGAAACTCAGCTAACTCCTGAAGAGAAGCTGTTACGTGCTATCTTCGGTGAAAAGGCATCTGAGGTTAAGGATTCATCATTACGTTTATCTAATGGTGAAACCGGTACTGTTGTTGATGTTCAGATCTTCACCCGTGAAGGTGTAGAGAAAGATAAGCGTGCTAAAGAAATTGAAGAGATGCACCTAAATCAGGCTAAGAAAGATTTAGATGAGGAATTCAGCTTCTTATCACAGGGTCTGTTACATCAGGTTCGTATTCATCTTGTTAAGAATGGCATGACTCAGGAACAGGTTGATGCAATTGCCGATGAGGATCTGTTAAAGCAGACCTTAAATGATGACAAGGCACAGCGTCAGCTTGAAGAGTTCTCTGTTCGTTTAGATGAGTTTGCTAAGCAGTACAAAGAGAAATTTGAAACAGAAAAGAAGAAGATCACAGATGGTGATGATCTAACTCCAGGCGTTTTGAAGATCGTTAAGGTTTATGTTGCTGTTAAGCGTCGTATTCAGCCAGGTGATAAGCTTGCTGGTCGTCACGGTAATAAGGGTGTTATCTCCAAGATTAACCCAATAGAAGATATGCCTTACGATGAGAACGGTCGTCCTGTAGATATGGTTCTAAACCCTCTGGGTGTGCCTTCACGTATGAACATCGGTCAGGTTCTTGAGGTTCATTTAGGTCTTGCTGCAAAGGGCATCGGTGAAAAGATTAATAAGATGCTTGTTCAGCAGAGAGCTATTGCTGAAATCCGTAAGACCCTGCAGGATATCTACGATTTAGGTGATACTTCACAGGAAGTTGATATTTCAAGCATGTCAGACGATGAAGTTATGACTCTTGCTAACAACTTACGTGATGGTCTACCAGTTGCAACACCTGTATTTGATGGTGCTCAGGAAGAGAACATCAAGCAGATGTTAAAGATGGCTGATTTACCTGAGTCTGGTCAGATGACTTTATTTGATGGCAGAACAGGTCGTCCATTTGAACGAAAGGTAACTGTTGGTTACATGTACATGCTGAAGTTGAACCACTTGGTTGATGACAAGATGCATGCTCGTTCTACTGGTTCATACAGTCTTGTTACTCAGCAGCCATTGGGCGGTAAAGCTCAGTTTGGCGGTCAGCGTTTCGGTGAGATGGAAGTTTGGGCCCTTGAAGCATACGGTGCTGCTTACACTCTACGTGAAATGCTTACTGTTAAGTCTGATGATGTTAACGGTAGAACCAAGATGTATAAGAATATTGTTGACGGTAAATACACTATGGAAGCTGGTATTCCTGAGTCATTCAATGTTCTATTACGTGAAATTCGTTCACTTGGTATCAATATCGATCTTGTCCGCAAGGAATAA
- the rplL gene encoding 50S ribosomal protein L7/L12, whose amino-acid sequence MALSKDEIIEAIAALSVTEVVELVKAMEEKFGVSAAAAVAAAPAAGAAGAAEEKTEFDVELKSAGANKIAVIKAVRTATGLGLKEAKDLVESAPAKVKEAMPKADAEALVKALVDAGAEAALV is encoded by the coding sequence ATGGCTTTATCTAAGGATGAAATCATTGAGGCAATTGCTGCTCTATCAGTTACCGAAGTTGTAGAGTTAGTTAAGGCAATGGAAGAGAAGTTTGGCGTTTCAGCTGCTGCTGCAGTTGCAGCTGCTCCTGCTGCTGGTGCAGCTGGTGCTGCTGAAGAGAAGACTGAGTTCGACGTTGAGTTGAAGTCAGCAGGCGCTAACAAGATCGCTGTTATTAAGGCAGTTCGTACAGCAACTGGTCTAGGTCTAAAAGAGGCTAAGGATCTAGTTGAGTCAGCTCCAGCTAAGGTTAAGGAAGCAATGCCTAAGGCTGACGCTGAGGCTTTAGTTAAGGCTCTAGTTGACGCTGGTGCTGAGGCTGCTTTAGTTTAA
- the rplJ gene encoding 50S ribosomal protein L10 has protein sequence MALNIEDKKAIVAEVAEVAKKAVSAVTADSCGIPVASLTQLRKEARANNVYLHVVRNTLLTRALEGTEFECIKDSCKGPTIIGLSLDHPGAAARIFKNFAKTCNTFKVKALAFEGKAYSSEDIDVLATLPTYDEAIAQLMATMKEAAAGKLVRTLAALGEKLGSEAGAQ, from the coding sequence ATGGCATTGAATATCGAAGACAAAAAGGCAATTGTTGCTGAAGTCGCCGAAGTAGCCAAGAAAGCTGTGTCCGCTGTTACTGCAGATTCATGCGGTATTCCAGTAGCAAGTTTAACTCAGTTACGTAAAGAGGCTCGTGCTAACAATGTTTATCTACATGTTGTACGTAATACTCTTTTAACTCGTGCTTTAGAGGGTACTGAGTTCGAGTGCATCAAGGATTCATGCAAGGGTCCAACCATCATTGGTTTATCTCTTGATCATCCAGGTGCTGCTGCTAGAATCTTCAAGAATTTCGCAAAGACCTGCAATACTTTCAAGGTTAAGGCTTTAGCTTTTGAAGGTAAGGCATACAGCAGCGAAGACATTGATGTTCTTGCAACATTACCAACTTACGACGAGGCTATCGCTCAGTTAATGGCAACCATGAAGGAAGCTGCAGCTGGCAAGCTTGTACGTACTCTTGCTGCATTAGGCGAGAAACTTGGTTCAGAGGCTGGCGCTCAGTAG